From one Zhongshania sp. R06B22 genomic stretch:
- a CDS encoding TolC family outer membrane protein — MIAKRHLLSISIAVIFSSQLVRADTLLDVYELAVKNDPQLQAAKASYRANIEAKNLSRAALLPQVTAQASYQDTESESQRKGITTSNFGAATIIDQQSSTDSETESYSVSLSQAIFDLPAWFTFQAGKKISEQAEAQLAYDQQQLIVRTAEAYFNVLRGRENLDASKAEERAAKRQLEQTQQRFDVGLIAITDVHEARAVFDSTVAQRLGFEGTLAIAREDLSNLTGQVHNNLWSLKSDFPIVMPEPADRAKWVDFALANNKLLQVSNAGASSAYQSAQSKKMEHLPKVVGSFTANKDNLDGTTRFNPSSTFALPPDANNESEALRITLTMPLFAGGGISAGRRQAYEQYNAATYNAQATQRQVITGTRAQHIAVYTDVQIVNARRQNIISTRSALDATEAGYEVGTRNIVDVLEAQRRLYGAMRDYTNARYDYVIDVLKLKLNAGTLSPSDIIGLNKSLQLPKPVSLSNKS; from the coding sequence ATGATTGCCAAACGTCATCTTCTCAGTATCTCAATTGCTGTAATATTTAGCAGCCAACTTGTCCGCGCCGACACTTTACTCGATGTATACGAACTCGCGGTTAAAAATGATCCGCAGCTTCAAGCCGCTAAAGCGAGTTACCGCGCCAATATCGAAGCCAAGAATTTAAGCCGCGCCGCACTGCTGCCCCAAGTTACAGCGCAAGCGTCTTACCAAGACACTGAAAGCGAATCACAGCGAAAAGGCATCACCACCTCAAACTTTGGCGCCGCTACGATCATCGACCAACAATCATCGACTGACAGCGAAACCGAGTCCTACTCTGTGTCACTAAGCCAAGCCATTTTCGATTTGCCTGCATGGTTTACTTTTCAGGCTGGCAAAAAAATCTCGGAGCAAGCCGAAGCCCAGTTAGCCTATGACCAACAGCAACTGATCGTGCGCACCGCAGAGGCCTATTTCAATGTCTTGCGCGGCCGCGAAAACCTAGACGCCTCCAAAGCGGAAGAGCGCGCTGCAAAACGCCAGCTTGAACAGACCCAACAGCGCTTTGATGTGGGGCTAATTGCCATAACCGACGTTCATGAGGCCCGCGCCGTCTTCGACAGCACGGTGGCTCAGCGCCTAGGTTTTGAAGGAACGCTGGCAATCGCAAGGGAAGATCTAAGCAACTTAACCGGCCAAGTACACAATAATTTGTGGTCCTTAAAATCCGATTTCCCGATTGTGATGCCCGAACCGGCGGACCGAGCTAAATGGGTTGATTTTGCTCTAGCCAACAACAAGTTACTGCAGGTTTCAAACGCCGGTGCAAGCTCCGCCTATCAGTCAGCACAGTCCAAAAAAATGGAGCACCTACCTAAAGTAGTCGGTAGCTTTACCGCGAACAAAGATAATCTAGACGGCACGACCCGCTTCAACCCCAGCAGCACCTTTGCTTTACCGCCTGATGCCAACAATGAATCCGAGGCGCTTCGCATCACCTTAACAATGCCTCTATTTGCCGGTGGTGGTATCAGCGCAGGCCGTCGCCAGGCTTATGAGCAATACAATGCGGCCACCTACAATGCCCAGGCCACCCAGCGCCAAGTCATTACCGGCACTCGCGCGCAGCACATTGCCGTCTACACAGATGTTCAAATCGTCAATGCACGCCGTCAAAACATTATCTCGACCAGAAGCGCACTGGATGCCACCGAGGCTGGCTATGAAGTAGGAACACGAAATATTGTGGACGTCCTGGAAGCCCAACGTCGTCTATATGGGGCGATGCGCGACTACACTAACGCGCGCTATGACTACGTTATTGATGTATTGAAGTTGAAATTGAATGCCGGCACGCTCAGCCCCAGCGACATTATCGGTCTGAATAAGTCGCTACAACTGCCTAAACCGGTGTCATTGAGCAATAAAAGCTAA
- a CDS encoding DUF1249 domain-containing protein, which translates to MDKHQYRIDLNGHLADCEMNFRRLQKLLPADAAAGDCLRFAVAANAVELRIKERAPYTTMIELCLEKPLFAELPVPSLQVRIYHDASLAEVMGARGLRPVKPRYTYPNVAMYHRDEKAQQNRYLGEWLSLCLSHGRSLDNPLNILEI; encoded by the coding sequence GTGGATAAACATCAGTACCGCATTGACCTCAACGGTCACCTTGCTGACTGTGAAATGAATTTTCGCCGTTTGCAAAAACTGCTGCCGGCCGACGCGGCGGCCGGTGATTGCTTGCGCTTCGCGGTAGCGGCAAATGCAGTTGAGTTGCGCATTAAAGAGCGCGCGCCGTATACAACGATGATCGAGTTGTGCCTGGAAAAACCCTTGTTTGCTGAGCTTCCCGTCCCGTCTTTGCAGGTGCGAATATACCACGACGCCAGTCTTGCCGAAGTTATGGGTGCCCGGGGTTTACGGCCGGTGAAACCACGTTATACCTACCCCAATGTCGCCATGTATCACCGCGATGAAAAGGCCCAGCAAAATCGCTACCTCGGCGAATGGCTTAGCTTGTGTCTTAGTCATGGTCGATCTTTAGATAATCCCCTGAATATTCTCGAAATATGA
- a CDS encoding phosphodiesterase encodes MTFPVQTNSAPLTVVQITDCHLGRELGDDLLGMDTDNSLEAVLATMVEECPQIDLLVVSGDIAAHGDAESYRRLHARLDGIAPQMVWLPGNHDDANLMRSVVGDQMMPSAVDLGAWRLGFLNSAVKDEVGGFLADDQLAALAGIAESGRPSLVFLHHHLRPLGCAWLDEQRVKNADKAFATIADMPQIKAFVSGHVHQQSEALFEGVGLLTTPSTCIQFAPCSDTFALDDCNPGYRIFYLAQNGQFQTRVSRVKGVTFAVDNLASGYE; translated from the coding sequence GTGACTTTTCCTGTTCAAACAAATTCAGCGCCGCTCACGGTGGTGCAAATTACCGATTGTCATCTCGGCAGAGAGCTGGGCGACGATTTGCTGGGCATGGACACTGACAATAGTCTAGAAGCCGTGTTGGCAACCATGGTTGAGGAATGCCCGCAAATTGATTTATTGGTGGTCTCGGGGGATATTGCCGCCCACGGCGACGCAGAATCTTATCGACGTCTGCATGCGCGCTTAGACGGCATTGCGCCGCAGATGGTTTGGCTGCCAGGGAATCACGACGACGCCAATTTAATGCGCAGCGTGGTTGGTGATCAGATGATGCCGTCGGCTGTCGACTTGGGCGCCTGGCGTTTGGGGTTTTTAAATTCTGCGGTGAAGGACGAAGTAGGCGGCTTTTTGGCGGACGACCAGTTGGCGGCGCTGGCCGGTATTGCCGAAAGTGGGCGGCCTAGCCTGGTGTTCTTACATCATCATTTGCGCCCGCTAGGTTGCGCATGGCTGGATGAACAGCGGGTAAAAAATGCGGATAAGGCGTTTGCCACCATCGCTGACATGCCCCAAATTAAGGCCTTTGTTTCCGGGCATGTCCATCAGCAGTCAGAAGCGCTGTTTGAGGGTGTGGGTTTGCTGACCACGCCGTCGACCTGTATTCAGTTTGCTCCCTGCAGTGACACCTTTGCACTAGATGACTGTAATCCTGGATACCGCATATTTTACTTGGCTCAAAACGGGCAATTTCAGACAAGAGTGTCACGGGTAAAAGGTGTAACATTCGCGGTCGACAATCTGGCAAGTGGTTACGAATGA
- a CDS encoding YqiA/YcfP family alpha/beta fold hydrolase has protein sequence MTAGLIYIHGFISSPQSLKAQQLGAYVAEHHPDLHYMVPSLANTPAEAFRQLDQLVQDFLQKKTGPLGLVGSSMGGFFATALAERYRLPAVLVNPAVQPHTFGEHFTGAHHNPYTGVDFTLGQADIDVLQSLVVKPVTGRYWVMVQEQDETLNYRDAVQFYSGVEMTVEAGGDHSFQHFDHHLEAIVAFLDLQPLVN, from the coding sequence ATGACAGCAGGACTTATTTATATACACGGGTTTATTTCTTCCCCTCAATCGCTTAAAGCACAGCAGTTGGGGGCTTACGTCGCTGAACATCATCCTGACCTCCATTATATGGTGCCCTCGTTGGCGAACACGCCGGCCGAGGCATTTCGTCAATTAGATCAATTAGTGCAAGATTTTTTGCAAAAGAAGACCGGGCCACTGGGCTTGGTGGGGAGCTCAATGGGTGGTTTTTTTGCAACCGCCTTAGCTGAGCGCTACCGCTTGCCCGCGGTACTAGTGAATCCGGCGGTTCAGCCCCATACCTTTGGTGAGCATTTCACCGGCGCTCACCACAATCCATACACCGGTGTGGATTTCACCTTGGGCCAGGCCGATATTGATGTACTGCAATCATTGGTGGTAAAACCGGTGACTGGTCGCTATTGGGTCATGGTTCAAGAGCAAGACGAAACCTTGAACTACCGCGATGCGGTGCAATTTTATAGCGGCGTAGAGATGACAGTGGAGGCGGGTGGCGATCACAGCTTTCAGCATTTTGATCATCATTTAGAGGCTATAGTGGCGTTTCTGGATTTACAGCCCTTAGTGAATTAG
- the parE gene encoding DNA topoisomerase IV subunit B gives MSQYNAQSIEVLTGLEPVRKRPGMYTDTTKPNHLAQEVIDNSVDEALAGHASEIVVTLFADGSLACSDNGRGMPVDIHAEQGLPGVEVILSTLHAGGKFSNDNYQFSGGLHGVGVSVVNALSEALEIIIKRDGEVHQMFFANGDKTSELAVIDSCGKRNTGTYIRFTPNPKYFDTAKFSVRRLKHVLRAKAVLCPGLHVRFVDETGTESEEWYYEDGLRDYLANHTREYETLPAEPFIGHFSGRSEAVDWAVQWLPEGGEPLAESYVNLIPTAQGGTHVNGLRSGLLDAMREFCEFRSLIPRGVKLAPDDIWEKCSYVLSSKLADPQFSGQTKERLSSREAAAFVAGVAKDAFSLWLNQHTEDAEKLAELCINNAQTRLRKAKKVVRKKISAGPALPGKLADCSGVDTERSELFLVEGDSAGGSAKQARDRQFQAILPLRGKILNTWEVDSQQILASQEVHDISVAMGIDPESEDLSGLRYGKICVLADADSDGLHIATLLCALFLRHFRPLVQQGHVYIAMPPLYRIDIGKEVYYALDDAERQGIMDRLEAENKRGKVSVTRFKGLGEMNPLQLRETVMDPNTRRLVRLSIEDGDETDGLMDMLLSKKRAPDRKTWLEASGDEAEVLL, from the coding sequence ATGTCACAATATAACGCGCAATCAATTGAAGTACTTACGGGTTTAGAGCCGGTGCGCAAGCGCCCGGGTATGTATACCGATACCACTAAACCTAATCATCTCGCCCAGGAAGTGATCGACAATAGTGTTGATGAAGCGCTAGCTGGGCACGCGAGTGAAATTGTCGTCACGCTGTTTGCTGACGGATCGCTTGCCTGTTCTGATAATGGTCGCGGTATGCCAGTAGATATTCATGCTGAGCAGGGCCTACCGGGTGTTGAGGTTATTTTGTCGACGCTGCACGCGGGCGGTAAATTCTCTAACGACAATTATCAGTTTTCAGGTGGCTTGCACGGTGTCGGCGTGTCGGTGGTCAACGCGCTGTCAGAAGCGCTGGAAATCATCATTAAACGCGATGGTGAAGTTCACCAGATGTTTTTTGCAAACGGCGACAAAACCTCTGAGCTTGCGGTGATTGATAGCTGTGGCAAGCGCAATACCGGCACCTATATTCGGTTTACCCCCAATCCAAAATATTTCGATACGGCAAAGTTTTCGGTGCGGCGCTTAAAGCATGTGCTGCGCGCAAAGGCGGTATTGTGTCCAGGTCTGCATGTTCGCTTTGTTGATGAAACTGGTACTGAGAGCGAGGAGTGGTATTACGAAGATGGCTTGCGCGATTATTTGGCCAACCATACCCGCGAATACGAGACCCTACCAGCGGAGCCATTTATCGGTCATTTCAGCGGCCGCAGCGAGGCCGTTGATTGGGCTGTGCAGTGGTTGCCAGAAGGTGGCGAACCATTAGCGGAGTCCTATGTAAACCTAATACCCACCGCGCAGGGTGGTACTCACGTCAACGGCTTGCGCAGTGGTTTACTCGATGCCATGCGCGAGTTCTGTGAGTTTCGTAGCTTAATTCCCCGCGGAGTGAAGTTGGCACCAGATGATATCTGGGAAAAATGTAGTTACGTGCTGTCGTCCAAATTGGCTGACCCCCAATTTTCTGGGCAAACCAAAGAGCGTCTTAGCTCGCGGGAAGCCGCCGCCTTTGTCGCCGGCGTTGCCAAAGATGCCTTTAGCTTGTGGTTGAATCAGCACACTGAAGATGCAGAAAAGCTTGCAGAACTGTGTATAAATAATGCCCAAACTCGGCTTCGCAAAGCCAAGAAAGTAGTGCGTAAAAAAATCTCTGCTGGGCCGGCACTGCCCGGTAAATTAGCGGATTGCTCCGGTGTTGATACCGAGCGCTCGGAACTGTTCTTGGTAGAGGGAGATTCGGCGGGTGGTTCTGCCAAGCAGGCCCGTGACCGGCAGTTTCAAGCGATACTACCGCTGCGCGGTAAAATCTTAAATACCTGGGAAGTCGACTCTCAGCAGATCTTGGCTTCCCAAGAGGTACACGATATTTCGGTCGCCATGGGGATAGACCCAGAGTCCGAGGATTTAAGTGGTTTGCGCTACGGTAAAATTTGCGTGCTCGCCGATGCGGACTCCGACGGGCTGCATATAGCGACCTTGCTATGCGCTTTATTCTTGCGTCATTTTCGACCCTTAGTGCAGCAGGGGCATGTGTATATTGCGATGCCACCGCTATACCGTATCGATATTGGTAAAGAAGTATATTACGCCCTAGATGACGCTGAAAGGCAGGGCATAATGGATAGACTGGAGGCGGAGAATAAGCGGGGCAAAGTTTCCGTTACTCGCTTCAAAGGTTTGGGTGAAATGAATCCGCTTCAACTCCGCGAAACCGTTATGGATCCCAATACTCGTCGTCTGGTGCGTCTCTCTATAGAAGACGGTGATGAAACCGATGGATTGATGGATATGTTGCTATCCAAAAAGCGGGCGCCAGATCGTAAAACTTGGCTGGAAGCCAGCGGCGACGAAGCCGAGGTTTTGCTGTAG
- a CDS encoding VOC family protein, with amino-acid sequence MFSHMMVGANDVQESKVFYDAILGAMGHKPGVIDEKGRCFYFTETGIFAVTPPIDGKPATHGNGCTVGFAAKDPAQADAWHAAGVANGGVSCEDAPGVREGGLGKLYLAYLRDPSGNKVCALHMMG; translated from the coding sequence ATGTTTAGTCATATGATGGTTGGTGCAAACGACGTCCAGGAATCTAAGGTATTTTACGATGCCATATTAGGCGCTATGGGCCACAAACCCGGTGTTATCGATGAGAAAGGCCGTTGCTTTTATTTCACTGAAACCGGTATTTTCGCGGTTACGCCGCCGATCGATGGTAAACCGGCTACCCACGGCAACGGTTGTACCGTAGGTTTTGCAGCGAAGGATCCTGCGCAGGCTGATGCGTGGCATGCTGCGGGTGTGGCGAATGGTGGCGTAAGTTGTGAAGATGCACCGGGCGTGCGTGAAGGTGGCTTGGGTAAACTGTACCTAGCGTATTTGCGTGACCCTTCAGGCAATAAGGTTTGCGCTCTGCACATGATGGGGTAA
- a CDS encoding NAD(P)-dependent oxidoreductase has protein sequence MKITLFGATGAVGGECLRQALDAGHDITVLVRSAAKLPADLRDRIGVVEGDALCADDVWRVISADTEAVLFAIGVDKRSMPGLCTDVSRHILDALRDEPAVRFIWCGGGSTFVEDDHITLGGRFVRKFAAVFMSLRHEDKEHQYALLKQYSDVSWFGVRPLQMRKGELTGQYRMGFHAFNGFAAISFADCAHAMLSMLEGDVWLHKAPIIQY, from the coding sequence ATGAAAATCACCTTGTTTGGTGCGACCGGCGCGGTGGGTGGCGAATGCCTTCGCCAAGCCCTTGATGCGGGGCATGATATAACAGTGTTGGTGCGTTCAGCGGCGAAGTTGCCGGCAGACTTGCGCGATCGTATTGGTGTTGTAGAGGGTGATGCGCTGTGCGCGGATGATGTGTGGCGAGTGATCAGTGCGGATACCGAGGCGGTATTGTTTGCGATTGGCGTCGATAAGCGGTCTATGCCAGGTCTGTGTACGGATGTTAGTCGCCATATTCTAGATGCTCTGCGTGATGAGCCAGCAGTTCGTTTTATTTGGTGCGGTGGTGGCAGCACCTTTGTCGAAGACGATCACATTACCTTAGGAGGCCGTTTTGTCAGGAAGTTTGCTGCGGTCTTTATGAGTTTGCGGCATGAGGACAAAGAGCATCAGTATGCCTTGCTGAAGCAGTATTCCGATGTGTCGTGGTTTGGTGTGCGTCCCTTGCAAATGCGCAAGGGTGAGCTAACTGGCCAATATCGCATGGGTTTCCATGCCTTCAATGGTTTTGCGGCGATAAGCTTTGCGGATTGTGCCCATGCCATGTTGAGTATGCTGGAAGGTGATGTTTGGCTGCATAAAGCCCCTATTATTCAGTATTAA
- a CDS encoding c-type cytochrome, translating to MRTLTVNSAVLKKLAATLGLVMVCASAWALTDKQLADVESRIQPAGKVCLQGDNACGAAVASVGGAAKSGEEVYKSSCQGCHASGAGNAPKFGDVADWGKRAEQGLDTVYKHAIEGFSNIGMMPAKGLCMSCSDDEVMAAVDYILENSK from the coding sequence ATGAGGACGTTAACGGTGAATAGTGCAGTATTAAAGAAATTGGCCGCCACCCTTGGTTTGGTGATGGTATGTGCGTCTGCTTGGGCGTTAACGGACAAGCAACTTGCTGATGTCGAAAGTCGTATTCAGCCTGCGGGTAAAGTATGTTTGCAAGGTGACAATGCTTGCGGTGCAGCGGTTGCCTCAGTGGGTGGAGCGGCCAAGTCTGGTGAAGAAGTTTATAAAAGCAGCTGTCAGGGCTGTCATGCTTCTGGTGCGGGTAACGCTCCGAAGTTTGGCGACGTAGCTGACTGGGGCAAGCGTGCTGAACAGGGCCTAGATACTGTGTATAAGCACGCAATAGAAGGCTTTAGTAATATTGGTATGATGCCGGCCAAAGGTTTGTGCATGAGCTGTTCTGATGACGAAGTGATGGCAGCGGTGGATTACATACTGGAAAACAGCAAGTAA
- a CDS encoding trypsin-like peptidase domain-containing protein produces the protein MDRWLAFIFVALLSACGGSSNSSSSNAANDSDTNGEMTSSPGGGGNAAVPGSPSSFGVPVANQIRPGVEISADGSGCTGNFLFSPNAQTVYIGVAAHCFSEDTNSGVDACETNNLPIGFNQVVIENATQAGEIVYSSWRAMQESGETPGSNACVYNDFALVKIHPDDLANIHPAGFAFGGPVSLRTGLAAVGDDVFAYGRSPFHFGQRNLEAKSGTITGVSGDGWAYQIQTDNPGVPGDSGGPIYGPNGEALAVLSVLSAGVGGLSVINVSNGVTNLDRALRYAIDGGFINANTKVLLWPDFYPAGDF, from the coding sequence ATGGATCGTTGGCTAGCTTTTATTTTTGTGGCGTTGTTGTCCGCGTGTGGCGGCTCATCCAATTCGAGTTCGTCAAACGCGGCGAACGACAGCGATACTAATGGCGAAATGACTTCCTCGCCCGGCGGTGGTGGCAACGCTGCCGTTCCAGGCAGTCCGTCCTCTTTTGGTGTGCCGGTGGCTAATCAAATACGGCCTGGCGTTGAAATCAGCGCAGATGGCAGTGGTTGCACAGGCAATTTTTTGTTTTCACCCAATGCCCAAACTGTATATATCGGTGTCGCGGCGCATTGTTTCAGTGAAGATACCAACAGTGGGGTTGATGCCTGCGAAACGAATAATTTGCCAATAGGGTTTAATCAAGTCGTTATTGAAAACGCGACCCAAGCCGGCGAAATAGTCTACTCCAGTTGGCGTGCAATGCAGGAGAGCGGTGAAACCCCTGGCTCTAATGCCTGTGTTTACAACGATTTTGCGCTGGTAAAAATTCACCCGGACGATTTGGCAAATATTCATCCTGCAGGTTTTGCCTTTGGTGGACCGGTGTCATTGCGCACTGGTTTAGCGGCAGTGGGCGATGATGTGTTCGCCTATGGGCGCTCGCCCTTCCACTTTGGCCAACGCAATTTAGAGGCAAAAAGCGGCACTATTACTGGGGTGTCAGGGGATGGCTGGGCCTACCAAATCCAAACGGATAATCCCGGTGTTCCGGGTGACAGCGGCGGTCCCATCTATGGTCCTAATGGTGAGGCCTTGGCGGTACTCAGCGTGTTGTCGGCAGGGGTCGGTGGGCTTAGTGTGATTAATGTCAGTAATGGTGTGACCAATCTGGATCGTGCATTGCGGTACGCGATTGACGGCGGATTCATTAATGCCAACACCAAAGTACTGCTTTGGCCGGACTTTTATCCCGCGGGCGATTTTTAG
- the rep gene encoding DNA helicase Rep, producing the protein MSKLNDKQREAVLYIDGPILVLAGAGSGKTSVITRKMAYLIEECGIPARHIAAVTFTNKAAREMKERVSHLVKGKQARGLTVSTFHNLGMTILRSEYKALQYKSGFSIFDGQDAQTLIRDLLMQDHGAESDNADRIQHRISQWKNEFITPQQAIATAEGPADILCSQAYLRYQNALKAYNALDFDDLIMLPALLFEQQPAILEKWQQKIRYMLVDEYQDTNGSQYHLVKQLVGDRGGLTVVGDDDQSIYAWRGAKPENLSLLGKDYPHLKVVKLEQNYRSTARILKAANTVIANNPHEHIKALWSELGHGEHIRIIRCRNDDAECERVVTEILDHKLRTQGRFGNYAVLYRGNHQSRLLELKLQVHQIPYKLSGGTSFFARNEIKDIMAYLRLIINPGDDNAFLRIVNIPRRKIGTSTLESLGRYATEREVSMYDACDEMGLSQHLPEAAVSRLREFTSWLGNLRRQCYEGDPVASVRQLVNDIDYLDWLIQNASSIAIAERRMANVHILISSLEKSIKDDDSENAIEGAISRLVLRDLMERQEDEKESDDQVQLMTLHAAKGLEFPHVFMIGLEEGILPHQNSIDDGMIEEERRLCYVGITRAQRTLTMSYCAKRKSFGEFSSCDPSRFLAELPQEDLEWEGRGDNDPAQNQKRGGETLASLRDILG; encoded by the coding sequence GTGAGCAAACTCAACGACAAACAACGCGAAGCGGTGCTTTATATCGACGGTCCGATCTTGGTCTTGGCCGGCGCGGGCAGCGGTAAGACCAGCGTCATCACTCGCAAAATGGCGTATTTAATCGAGGAATGCGGTATTCCAGCGCGTCATATCGCCGCGGTGACCTTTACCAATAAAGCGGCCCGCGAAATGAAAGAGCGGGTGTCGCACCTCGTTAAAGGCAAGCAAGCACGAGGCTTAACGGTATCCACCTTCCATAATCTGGGAATGACCATACTGCGCAGCGAATACAAGGCACTGCAGTATAAATCTGGCTTTTCAATTTTTGACGGCCAAGACGCGCAAACCCTGATCCGCGATTTGCTGATGCAAGATCACGGCGCGGAGAGCGACAATGCCGATCGTATCCAACACCGCATTTCGCAGTGGAAAAACGAATTCATTACTCCGCAGCAGGCCATTGCCACTGCCGAAGGTCCAGCCGACATTCTGTGTTCACAGGCATATTTGCGCTATCAAAATGCCTTAAAAGCTTACAATGCCTTAGATTTTGATGATCTGATTATGCTGCCGGCGCTATTATTTGAACAACAGCCTGCGATTTTAGAAAAATGGCAGCAGAAAATTCGCTATATGCTGGTAGACGAATATCAAGACACCAATGGCTCGCAATACCATTTGGTCAAGCAGCTAGTTGGCGATCGCGGCGGACTGACCGTGGTAGGCGATGACGATCAGTCGATTTACGCTTGGCGCGGGGCCAAGCCAGAAAACCTGTCGCTACTGGGCAAGGATTATCCGCATCTAAAGGTGGTCAAATTGGAGCAAAATTACCGCTCCACTGCGCGCATTCTCAAGGCCGCCAATACTGTTATCGCCAATAATCCTCACGAACACATCAAAGCGTTGTGGTCAGAGCTGGGCCACGGCGAGCATATTCGCATCATTCGCTGTCGCAATGACGATGCCGAGTGCGAGCGCGTCGTCACCGAAATCCTTGACCATAAACTGCGCACCCAGGGACGTTTTGGTAATTACGCGGTGCTATACCGAGGCAACCATCAGTCTCGCCTGCTTGAATTGAAATTGCAGGTACATCAAATTCCCTACAAGCTCAGTGGCGGCACCTCGTTTTTTGCCCGCAATGAAATCAAAGACATCATGGCCTATTTGCGGCTGATCATTAATCCCGGCGACGACAATGCCTTTTTGCGTATTGTGAATATCCCGCGCCGCAAGATCGGCACGTCTACGCTGGAAAGTTTGGGCCGCTACGCCACCGAGCGTGAAGTCAGCATGTACGACGCCTGCGATGAAATGGGTCTAAGCCAACACCTGCCGGAAGCGGCGGTGTCACGTCTGCGAGAATTTACCAGCTGGCTAGGCAATCTGCGCCGCCAGTGCTACGAAGGCGACCCCGTTGCCAGCGTTCGCCAGTTAGTCAATGACATCGACTACCTAGACTGGCTGATACAAAACGCCTCCTCGATTGCCATCGCTGAACGTCGCATGGCCAACGTTCATATCCTGATTAGCTCCCTAGAAAAATCAATAAAAGACGACGACAGTGAAAATGCCATCGAGGGTGCGATAAGCCGTTTGGTACTGCGGGATTTAATGGAGCGTCAGGAAGACGAAAAAGAAAGCGATGACCAAGTACAGCTCATGACCCTACACGCGGCCAAGGGTTTGGAGTTTCCGCATGTATTCATGATTGGTTTGGAAGAGGGCATTTTACCCCATCAAAACAGCATAGATGACGGCATGATCGAAGAAGAACGCCGACTTTGCTATGTAGGCATCACCCGCGCCCAGCGCACTCTGACGATGAGCTACTGCGCCAAGCGCAAAAGCTTTGGTGAATTTAGCAGCTGTGATCCCAGCCGGTTTTTGGCGGAGCTACCGCAAGAGGATCTGGAGTGGGAGGGTCGCGGCGATAACGATCCAGCTCAAAACCAGAAGCGCGGTGGCGAAACCCTGGCGAGTCTGCGAGATATTCTCGGCTAA